Proteins encoded by one window of Capra hircus breed San Clemente chromosome 8, ASM170441v1, whole genome shotgun sequence:
- the HPGD gene encoding 15-hydroxyprostaglandin dehydrogenase [NAD(+)] has translation MHVNGKVALVTGAAQGIGRASAEALLLKGAKVALVDWNLEAGVKCKAALDEKFEPQKTLFIQCDVADQEQLRDTFRKVVDHFGKLDILVNNAGVNNEKNWEKTLQINLVSVISGTYLGLDYMSKQNGGEGGIIINMSSLAGLMPVAQQPVYCASKHGIIGFTRSAAMAANLMNSGVRLNAICPGFVDTPILKSIENEENMGKYIEYMGPIKDMMKYYGILDPSMIANGLITLIEDDALNGAIMKITTSKGIHFQDYDTTPFHTKMQ, from the exons ATGCACGTGAACGGCAAAGTGGCGCTGGTGACTGGCGCGGCCCAGGGCATCGGCCGAGCCTCCGCCGAGGCGCTGCTGCTCAAGGGCGCCAAG GTAGCGCTGGTCGATTGGAATCTCGAAGCAGGTGTCAAGTGTAAAGCTGCCCTGGATGAGAAGTTTGAACCTCAGAAGACTCTGTTTATTCAGTGCGATGTGGCCGATCAGGAACAACTGAGAG ATACTTTTAGGAAAGTTGTAGACCACTTTGGAAAGCTGGACATCTTGGTCAATAATGCTGGAGTGAATAATGAGAAGAACTGGGAAAAAACTCTGCAGATTAATTTG GTTTCTGTGATCAGTGGAACCTACCTGGGCTTGGATTACATGAGCAAGCAAAATGGAGGTGAAGGTGGTATCATTATTAATATGTCCTCTTTAGCAG GGCTCATGCCTGTTGCACAGCAGCCTGTTTATTGTGCTTCAAAACATGGCATAATCGGATTCACACGCTCGGCAGCG ATGGCTGCTAATCTCATGAACAGTGGTGTGAGACTGAACGCAATTTGCCCAGGCTTTGTTGATACACCCATCCTCAAATccattgaaaatgaagaaaacatgggGAAATATATAGAATACATGGGTCCTATCAAGGATATGATGAAATACTATGGAATTTTGGA CCCTTCGATGATTGCCAATGGATTAATAACACTCATCGAGGATGATGCTTTGAATGGTGCTATTATGAAGATCACAACTTCTAAGGGAATTCATTTTCAAGATTATGACACAACCCCATTTCACACGAAAATGCAGTGA